In the genome of Paenarthrobacter ilicis, the window AGGGCACTGCCAGCACACCCACAAAGGCGCCGATCAGACCAAAGTAGCTACCGGTCATGAAGCTGCGATGGGCACGGATGTTCCTTTTTCGGACAGCCCACAGTCCTGCCGTCAGTGTGCAAAACGTTAGAACCGAGAGTGCATGGAGCCAATTAAACCCGCCGTCTATGGTTCGGATTCCGAAAGAGGTCAGCACCACGATGTACATGGAAGCAACCCAGATTCGGCCTACAACCTTATGAAGGCTGCCGCCTTTGGTCCGCCGCAGCAGGTTAACGGCTCCAAATATGAGTGCATAGCTTGCGGCTATTGCGTGCACAGAGATCAGGACGGTCCAAGAGGAAGGCATACACCGGAGCGTAGCGGACCCGGAATTCCCCGGCTTCTTCTTTACGGCCTGTGCCGTCGCTCCGCACTTCGGGTGCAGGCCCACTAACTGTGACAGCTGGTCCATGCGTCCGCTAAGGGATCCCTAACCG includes:
- a CDS encoding DUF2306 domain-containing protein, with the translated sequence MDQLSQLVGLHPKCGATAQAVKKKPGNSGSATLRCMPSSWTVLISVHAIAASYALIFGAVNLLRRTKGGSLHKVVGRIWVASMYIVVLTSFGIRTIDGGFNWLHALSVLTFCTLTAGLWAVRKRNIRAHRSFMTGSYFGLIGAFVGVLAVPSRRIPQLAIHELPLLGLLILVLLGTAALTILGLARLRKAQRPLSVR